One genomic window of Sebastes umbrosus isolate fSebUmb1 chromosome 15, fSebUmb1.pri, whole genome shotgun sequence includes the following:
- the tbxta gene encoding T-box transcription factor T-A, with translation MTSSSSTNSDQRLEHLLSAVESELQKGSEKGDASERDIKLSLDDADLWNKFKELTNEMIVTKTGRRMFPVLRANVSGLDPNAMYSVLLDFVAADNNRWKYVNGEWVPGGKPEPQSPSCVYIHPDSPNFGAHWMKAPVSFSKVKLSNKLNGGGQIMLNSLHKYEPRIHIVKVGGIQKMISSQSFPETQFIAVTAYQNEEITALKIKHNPFAKAFLDAKERSDHKDLPDHNADSQQSGYSQLGGWFLPGQSPICPSSSPPQFSSSAGHSSGSYCERYSSLRNHRAAPYPSHYPHRTSSTNNYMDNTSGSLPTHDSWSALQIPNSTGMGTLSHSTNSTSQSSQYPSLWSVAGTTLTPSGSASGSIPGGLTSQFLRGSSYTGLTSSLPVSSPSSMYDPSLSEVGDAQFESSIARLTASWAPVAQSY, from the exons ATGACTTCTTCCTCCAGCACCAACAGCGACCAGCGTCTGGAGCATCTGCTCAGCGCCGTGGAGAGCGAGCTGCAGAAGGGCAGCGAGAAGGGAGACGCGTCCGAGAGGGATATTAAACTGAGCCTGGATGATGCAGATCTATGGAACAAGTTCAAAGAGTTAACCAACGAGATGATTGTCACCAAAACGGGAAG GAGGATGTTCCCGGTGCTGAGGGCCAACGTCAGCGGCCTCGACCCCAACGCCATGTACTCGGTGCTGCTGGATTTCGTGGCCGCGGACAACAACCGGTGGAAATACGTGAACGGAGAGTGGGTTCCCGGTGGCAAACCGGAGCCACAGAGCCCCAGCTGCGTCTACATCCACCCGGACTCACCCAACTTCGGAGCGCACTGGATGAAAGCTCCGGTCTCCTTCAGCAAAGTCAAACTCTCCAATAAACTCAACGGGGGAGGACAG ATCATGCTGAACTCTCTGCACAAGTATGAGCCGAGGATACACATCGTGAAGGTCGGAGGCATCCAGAAGATGATCAGCAGCCAGTCTTTCCCCGAAACACAGTTCATCGCAGTCACTGCTTACCAGAATGAAGAG attACTGCTCTGAAGATAAAGCACAACCCCTTTGCCAAAGCCTTCTTGGATGCAAAAGAAAG GAGTGACCATAAAGACCTCCCCGATCACAATGCAGACAGCCAACAGTCTGGCTACTCTCAGC TTGGAGGTTGGTTCCTCCCAGGCCAGAGTCCCATCTGCCCCAGCAGCAGCCCTCCTCAGTTCAGTAGCTCAGCGGGCCACTCCTCCGGCTCCTACTGCGAGCGCTACTCCAGCCTGAGGAACCACAGAGCGGCCCCGTATCCCAGCCACTACCCACACCGCACCTCCAGCACGA ACAACTACATGGACAACACTTCAGGGAGTCTGCCCACTCATGACAGCTGGTCCGCTCTTCAGATCCCCAACTCCACAGGCATGGGCACTCTGTCCCACAGCACTAACTCCACATCCCAGTCCAG CCAGTACCCCAGCCTATGGTCAGTAGCTGGCACCACCCTCACCCCTTCAGGCTCGGCCTCGGGCTCCATACCCGGAGGTCTGACCTCCCAGTTCCTGAGGGGCTCCTCCTACACGGGCCTGACCTCCTCGCTGCCCGTCTCCTCGCCCTCCTCCATGTATGACCCCAGCCTGAGCGAAGTCGGGGATGCCCAGTTCGAGAGCTCCATCGCCAGGCTGACCGCGTCCTGGGCGCCCGTGGCTCAGAGCTACTGA